From Staphylococcus delphini, one genomic window encodes:
- the sufU gene encoding Fe-S cluster assembly sulfur transfer protein SufU: protein MNFNNLDQLYRSVIMDHYKNPRNKGVIEDGTMTVDMNNPTCGDRIRLTFDIEDGVIRDAKFEGEGCSISMSSASMMTEAIKGHSLKEAMQMSQEFTKMMLGEDYEITEEMGDIEALQGVSQFPARIKCATLAWKALEKGTVEKEGKSEE, encoded by the coding sequence ATGAATTTTAATAATCTAGACCAATTATATCGTTCGGTGATTATGGATCATTACAAAAACCCTCGCAACAAAGGTGTCATTGAAGACGGGACGATGACTGTCGATATGAACAATCCCACTTGTGGTGACCGTATCCGCTTAACATTTGATATTGAAGACGGTGTCATTCGTGATGCGAAATTTGAAGGTGAAGGTTGTTCGATTTCGATGTCGAGTGCGTCGATGATGACTGAAGCGATTAAAGGGCATAGTTTAAAAGAAGCCATGCAAATGAGCCAAGAATTTACGAAAATGATGCTCGGTGAAGATTATGAAATCACTGAGGAAATGGGAGATATTGAAGCATTACAAGGTGTTTCTCAATTCCCAGCCCGCATTAAATGTGCCACACTTGCATGGAAAGCACTTGAAAAGGGTACTGTAGAAAAAGAAGGTAAAAGTGAAGAATAG